The following DNA comes from Hordeum vulgare subsp. vulgare chromosome 3H, MorexV3_pseudomolecules_assembly, whole genome shotgun sequence.
GGTTTCAATATGAAAACCATTCTGACGGATATCTCGATAACTGATCAGGGTACGTGATGAGTCCTCTATCATCACTTGTGTACCACTTGGGAGGGTGAATATGGCACGTCCAGTACCAAAAATCACTGTATCGAGTCCAGCGAAAGTTAGAATATCTCCATTCatctttgttagagcatatatctccatatgtggttttggtaattgatgacaattcctatggactaatggttgccttaagttatatttataggatctgTCCATAGGcagttcttgaagtccatctgttgggttcaaggagtttatatgatgaccaaggtggtatcaaggtattatccaaagaatggtcatagagacacaaggttgatcacgaTCTCAgataaagagtaaatcaagatgatcaacacacaaagcgtacaagatgtaccgagagggatcaagtgatcccatggtatggtaagcattgtccattacgtgtttgtgtactaacccatggtcttcgtgagagttctatgtgggggttaggtgtgtttccatgggcttgcgtcaaagagaagatctcatacaacccatgaagtatgacgtcaagttgtgatcgtattatccaaagaatggtcatagagacacatggttgatcaagatctcagacaaagagtaaatcaagatgatcaacacacaaagcgtacaagatgtaccgagagggatcaagtgatcccatggtatggtaagcattgtccattacgtgtttttgtactaacccatggtcttcgtgagagttctatgtcggggttaggtgtgtttccatgggcttgcgtcaaagggaagatctcatacaacccatgaagtatgacgtcaagttgtgatcgtcatcaagattgcgatgtgcaagtttaagtggatcagcacgaagatatcatgcttgaagcttgccgtccattgtggtggcaatggacttgtgaagatatgctgaagagtggctcacccatagtgagtatgggggagcaatcaattagtcttcatcaagccaacgcaatcaagaaaggtggtccatcttgaggaagccaagatcatcatcatctagctcaagaggacgaggtgcaaggtataggtttgcccttgataagttttctgtttaggatagattgctatactatcaaggggggctctcaagtgagtagcttgatcgtatcgttcgttgagatctcaaaccatttgcatccttgcatcatacttcttggttcttgtttggtgtttctctttgtgagttttagagcttatggtcatcttcgtgacaagctcgagttcatcgaaaacggagtccatatgcatctacgatgatgtttttgatgttggtgttttgtcggttcttcattcatagaggactcacatctctatatcattggcattttcatcgctgtttggatagctcttgtcatcctgaatccaacaagcttgggtttgctcgattcggagctcgtatgcgaaagttatggctgtttcagtggcgagcggtagtaccgctggacctagcggtagtaccgctagagttggcggtagtaccgctggccctagcggtagtaccgctggccctagcggtagtaccactagaactggcggtagtaccgcccctggccagcggtagtaccgctccaagtttttagtaccgcctgcctagcggttgttcgtggacggacctttttgcgaagactttcttggcggtggtagtgcctttgcactaccagggggccagcggtagtaccaccggggctagcggtagtaccgctgcagccagcggtagtaccgctggagctcgggcagagagtgggggtaacggtctgattccttcccccactatataaagggggtcttcttcccccttggccttatccattcgttgagctcttgttctacctccattgttgacattcttagagcttgcttactctcaatccctctaatgattcttgcttgttcttgagggaaaagagagaggagatctagatccacatctccaccaatcactttctcctctatgtgaggggaaccccttggatcttgatcttggagttctttgtgagctccttgttcttcctctcatatttctccatagctttcgttgttgtggagggatttgagtgtgagggacttgaccacttcgtgtgttcttgccattgcattagttgcatcggtttgagttctccacggtgatacgtggaagtgaagtttgagaagcttattacctttggtacttagtaccctagatattgttcttcgcggatgctttggcgtcctagaagcttggtggtgtctcggagctcaatcattgtggtgtgaagctccgggcaagcctcggggtctccaattaggttgtggagattgccccgagcaatttgtatgggtaccggtaaccgcccccaagggttgccacgtgtacgggttcggtgaccgcccccaaggtttgccatttgtacgggttcggtgaccgccctcaagggtcccttagtggaatcaggacatcttacattgtgcgagggcgtgaggagattacggtggccttaatggcatcttggggagcattgtgcctccacaccgctctaacggagattagcatccgcaagggtgtgaacttcgggatacatcatcgtctccccgtgcctcggttatctcttacccgaaccctttacttatgcactttactttgtgatagacatattgtttattgtaatatatcttgctatcacttagttgtttatcttgcttagcataagttgttggtgcacataggtgagcctagttgtttgtaggttttgtgcttgacatattaaacgttagttttattccgcatttgttcaagcctaaaccttaattattttaaagcgcctattcacccccccctctaggcgacatccacgtcctttcaatctttttcagagtttggaaatattttatctCCCTCAGTATGGAGTTTGTGGTACCACTGTCCACAAGGCATAATTCCTCTTCCATCGGATTGTCCTTGTAGAAAAACTATATAAAACGAAAGAATTTTCAATGAGAAAATCTTATGTTAATACATAGAATACAATCTTATAGTATCAAATGTGTGATACAATATAATAAgatacaaagacaacaacaaacttaTGTTCTTATTATAATCATCACAAATGGACACAATGAAGTAGATCACTAAGGAGGTCGAGGGACTAGTCAAAGTCGCCAAACACATCGTTTGAGGTGTACTCAAGTAACATGGCCTCCGTTTCAGCAGGGTCCTCAAGTGGATAAGGAATCATGGTGTTGCTTGGTCCAGGAGGAACATCGTGTGAAGCACCAGCTTCATTTTTGCCATGTGGATGAAGGTTGAAGTTGGCTTCAAACCTTTTCCCTTGAGGTGCTTTGTGTCCCAGAGATTTCTGGTACAACATGACTAGATGCTTGGGCATTGAGCACTTTTCAGTAGAATGCAAGTAGCATCCACACTTGTTGCGAAGTTTAGATTTATCAAACTTTGGCTTTGCGGTGCCTTTTCCCTTGCCCATGTTTCCGAATTTTCTGTTCCCATGGCGCTTGTGCTTCTGCTCAGGATTAGAATGTTTACCTCGAAAGGTACCATTAAGCTTTTGTCTATTCGCGACATTCAGATGAACTTCAGGTAAAGGTTGTGCCCCAACTCGGCGCTGAGAGCTATTCTTAccgagtagctcatcatgcttttCAGCCTGAAGTAAAATGTGAATAAGCTCGGAATAAACAGTCTAGTTGCGAGCACGGTATTGCTGTTGGAGGATCCTATCCGGAGGGAGCATAGTAGATAAAGTTTTCTCTATCATCTCCCCTTGAGTAGGTTCCTTCTCACAAAAGCGCAGTTTGGAACATATCTTATGAACAACATGATTGTACTCACCAATGAACTTGAAATCCTGAAGGCGGAGATGAGTCCAATCATGGAGTGCTTCTGGCAGGACTACTGCCTTCTGCTGTTCATACCTTGTTTTGAGGACCAGAAACAGAGTAATAGGAGATTCCTCCTGTAAATACTCAGACTTGAGATCTGGATGAATATGGTGCCTATGATGAATAAGGCAGCATAATTCTGCTGTTCTGTCAgcggcgtggctccagccgggagagGAGTCCCATTCATTGATGATTACAGAAAGTATATATATATCTCCTGAAGAGTCCCGACTATATGAAGAGACGTCGGTCCTGGAGGACACGACGGTTCTAGAAGAAGAAGCGTCCGTACGGATGTAACCGCACGGCGGTTTGGGAAGAGGAGATTCCTTCCTAATAATTAATCACAATACAAACAACCACTTACGTATACGCGTATGTCATAAGAACCACTTGCGTACGTATCCGCAAATGCGAAATGACGGTATCCTTCCGCTCCTCGGTTACTCTCGATTCCACGAATGCGAAAGCAACATCCTGATTTATTAACAGTTACAACGTCTCCGCCTGGATTTCTGCCACGCATTGCTGATGAAAACAACAATCAACGAATCCAGCCTTTTGCTTGTCCTTTGTCTGTGGCACATCGTTTTCCACAATTCCCATCGGTAACCGCAAAAATGTTCTTATATAGGAGAAAGAAGAAACAACAAGAAGATAAGATAAACATTTGATGCCAAGCACAGCACCCACGTATCATATCGACGACCTTTGCCGTGCCTATATAACATTCCATTTCCGCCGCACCTCTGCTACTTGCACCAGTCCACACCACACAGTAAGAAACTaatggaggtcgacgtggcagcAACTACACTCGGAGTGGGAGGTGATGTGTCTTCTCCTTCACCGTTGAGCTTGCTCTGCGGCCTCGCTTCGCTGCTCGTCTTGCTGTGGGCGGTCTCCCGGGCCGCTGAGACATGCTGGCTGAGGCCACGGCGGCTCAGCCGGGCGCTCCGGGCGCAGGGCCTCGGCGGCACGGCGTACCGATTTCCCGCCGGGGACCTCGCAGAGAACGGACGGCTCAACGAGGAGGCTCGGTCCAAGCCCATGCCGCCGTGCCACGACATTGTGCCCCGTGTGGCGCCGCACCTCCTCAACACCATCAAGGAACACGGTAGGGTAATTTTGTTGTTCCTCTAGTTGAATTTCTCTCTTGCCGAATATGTCTTTTTGTCCAGTTTTCCAGGCATGAAAATTGATGTTACAGTGTACTAAAATATCTATGTTAGTATTGCTATATGTTCTTTTACGGGCAAACTTATAGTGACCCATTTTTCTTCCGATGACTTGATCCCTAAAAGGGTAGCACTTGAAACAAGACATTATTGCTGTCTCTACTTCATTCTTATCTCCAATTTtcgcaacaacaacaaagagaaaACATGTTGGCCAAAAAATTCTGACGTCAATCAATTTTGAACTGCATGTAGGTAACGTTTGCATCACCTGGTTCGGACCAACCCTAAGGGTGGTCATCGCGGAGCCAAAGCTAGTGCGAGAGATCCTGTTAGACAAGTCCGGCCATTTCGAAAAATTCACGAACAAACGTCTGGGAAAACTGATAGCCCTTGGGCTTGCCAGCTACGACGGTGAGAAATGGGCGATGCACAGGAGGATCTTGAACCCCGCTTTCCATCTCGAAAAGCTCAAGGTAGTACTTACTATTCTTCCTTACTGAGTAGGAGTAGCTCCTAACCCGATCAGGGTGTTCCTGCGCGCGCGCTAACTGAAGCTGTTTACAGAGCATGTTGCCGGCTTTTTCGACATGCTGCACCGAGTTGATAAGCAGCTGGGAAAGCAAACTAGCGGGTTCTGATGGATCGCATGAAGTAGACATATGGCAGGATTTCCAGAACCTCACCGGAGACGTCATCTCCCGCACGTCGTTCGGCAGCAGCTTCATGGAAGGGCGAAGGATCTTCCAGCTTCAGGCAGAGCAAGCAGAGCGAATTATCAAGGCCTTCCAGTATATGTACATCCCAGGCTACCTGTAAGCACTCTTCCTGTACCACTACCAATTACTGTTGACATAGTCCTTTTCTTTCTGAAGTAGGGAGTATACAGTAAAAAAATTTCCTTGTAAGCATGAATGATGCGGCTAGTCTTTTAATTTTCAGGTTTTTTCCAACTGAAAACAACAAGAGGATGAAGCAGATCAACCAAGAGATCGAAGGGCTCCTGAGAGGCATCATCGAGAAGCGGGAGCGCGCGATGGAGATGGATGGGCTTAGCGGCAACGACTTGCTAGGCTTGATGCTGCAGTCGAACAAGGAGAGTGGGCCGTCAAGGATGAGGATGAGTACCGAGGATGTGATCGAGGAGTGCAAGCTCTTCTACTTCGCGGGGATGGAGACCACGTCCGTGTTGCTCACGTGGACGCTGGTCGTCCTGGGAATGCACCCCGAGTGGCAGGATCGGGCCAGGGAAGAAGTCCTCAGCGTATTCGGCAAGGACAAACCTAACTTCGACGGCCTGGGTCGACTCAAAACGGCAAGTGTCTCTAACGTTATTGCCGACGTTGCATCACGTGCTGTACTTTAAGTTGTGCCTAAATACCATGGAGAACTAATTGCTGACAATGCTTTATCTCCAATTTCCTTGTCCAGGTGACGATGATACTGTACGAGGTGCTTAGGTTGTACCCACCGGCGGTCACGCTGAACCGGAAGACATCCAGACAGATGCAGATTGGAGGCATCACCTACCCTGCGGGTGTAATGCTGGAGCTGCCAATAATCTTGGTTCACCACAACCCAGATGTATGGGGGGAAGACGTATTGGAGTTCAAGCCGGAGAGGTTTGCGGAGGGGATCTCCAAGGCAACCAAGGACCAGCCGGTCTTCTTCCCATTCGGTTGGGGACCGAGGATTTGCATCGGCCAGAACTTCGCGATGCTGGAAGCTAAGATGGCGCTGAGCATGATCCTTCAGCGTTTCGAGTTCCAGCTCTCGCCTTCGTACACGCATGCGCCGTACACAGTCATCACACTACATCCTCAACATGGAGCGCAAATTATACTCAAGAGTCTCTGATGGTCATCTTGCCTTGCAGCATTGTTGACCAGTAGTGGGGTAGTTACCACTGCGGTAACTTCGTAAGTGTAAGTAAATCGAATGAAGTGAACTAGACTATGTCATAAAACTGGGTATTTATGCAGGGTTAACTGCCTGTTGGAGATAGTGTTACTAGGAAAACAACTGTTGGCAAAGTCAGTTTCCTGTGGAAATACAGTATGTCTGCCCACATGGACAGacatctactccctccattcttaaatatttgtctttttaaagattcaactatatggactacatacgaagtaaaatgaatgaacttacattttaaattatgtctatatacatccttaTGTAGCCCGTAGTGAAATCTttagaaagacaaatatttaggaacggaggaaataTACAGGAAAGGAGGTTTGGTACAGACACATGCAAATATAGTACTGTATGTCTGTTCACATGGACAAACATCTATACAGGAAAGGAGGGTTGGTACAAACACATGTGTCCGCACGGCGCTTTGGGCAAACAACTGTTTATGTGGCATCTACAATACGGGCCATTAGAACGTGGCAACGATTCGAACTGTGTCGTTCCAACGTATTTTCTCATTCAATGTGGGCATGTATCCGTTCGCGGGCCCGCCTGAATGTCCCTTTTCCCGCAAAtcgggggtggaggagggggggggggctcgcacaCAAGAGTCCAACAACCATATGTGTTCTTCTAACTAATGACAAtccatatggactaatggttaccttgagttatattcaaaggatttgtctaCAGGCACTTCTCTCCATCTGTtgatttcaaggagtttatatgatgatgaaggtggtattcaagattttatccaaagattggtcatagagacacaaggttgatgaagattaagtcaaagagtgaatcaagttgatcaacacaaaaagcatacaagatgtaccgagagggatcaagtgatcccattgtATGATaaacattgtccattacgctttgtgtactaacccatggtcttcatgagagttctttgtggggtgataacccacaagtgtaggggaacgcaacagttttcgagggtagagtattcaacccaaatttactgatccgacacaaagggaagcaaaagaatattctcaagtattagcagctgagtttgtcagtttcagccacacctgaaagataagtgtgtgcaagcaaagtatcagtagcaaagtagtatgatagcaacggtgtcagaaaaagatctgttgatggcagactattcctaactgttgtatcaatggcgctagtaactagcacgtggacggggaactattcttccccggcaacggctccagaaaagtcttgcaacaagtaacaacaaagtaacagcagtagtgagaatagtagcaaggaacagcaatagtgacagcagtagcagcagcagtagtaacaacagagtaacaacagtagcgacagcattagcagcaaagtaacatagcaaggaccagtagtaaaagaatcgtaggcagtggatcggtgatggatgagtgtgccggatgtgattcatcatgtaacagctataacacgaagagatatgtaaccagct
Coding sequences within:
- the LOC123443923 gene encoding cytochrome P450 72A14-like, coding for MEVDVAATTLGVGGDVSSPSPLSLLCGLASLLVLLWAVSRAAETCWLRPRRLSRALRAQGLGGTAYRFPAGDLAENGRLNEEARSKPMPPCHDIVPRVAPHLLNTIKEHGNVCITWFGPTLRVVIAEPKLVREILLDKSGHFEKFTNKRLGKLIALGLASYDGEKWAMHRRILNPAFHLEKLKSMLPAFSTCCTELISSWESKLAGSDGSHEVDIWQDFQNLTGDVISRTSFGSSFMEGRRIFQLQAEQAERIIKAFQYMYIPGYLFFPTENNKRMKQINQEIEGLLRGIIEKRERAMEMDGLSGNDLLGLMLQSNKESGPSRMRMSTEDVIEECKLFYFAGMETTSVLLTWTLVVLGMHPEWQDRAREEVLSVFGKDKPNFDGLGRLKTVTMILYEVLRLYPPAVTLNRKTSRQMQIGGITYPAGVMLELPIILVHHNPDVWGEDVLEFKPERFAEGISKATKDQPVFFPFGWGPRICIGQNFAMLEAKMALSMILQRFEFQLSPSYTHAPYTVITLHPQHGAQIILKSL